Below is a genomic region from candidate division KSB1 bacterium.
ATCCCAACGGTACCGTTTACGATCGTACACTTGAAGCGGAAAAAAACAATTCGCGTTTGCCACCCTATTTGCGTATCGACATCGGGCTCACCCATCTCAGGACCATATTCGGCTTGAAAACCGAGCTCGATCTCCAGGCAGTCAATATATTCAATTTTAAAAACGTCTGGTTTCGTTATTATGATTTCAAAACGAATCCAGCTACTCGAAAAGAGTTCTACATGTTGCCCAGGATCCCTACGCTGGGAATTTCGGTGATGTTCTAAACCATGAGAAAGATATGAAATGTTCAATCCGTTTGCGATTCTGGCTATTGATGCCGCTAATTCTTTGGTCATGTGACCAGTATCCTTCCAGCCCCCAGTATCAAAAAGAAATTGTTGTATTCGGCTTTCTCTGGGGAAACAAGGCCATGACTGCTGACCATGCCATCATGATCAGCTACACCCAACCGATTGACCAGGAGTACGATGCCGATCGTGCGGCTATTCGGAATGCTCATGTGAGCATTACCGAGGTAAGCTCAGGCAAAAGCTATGTGTTGCAAGAAGGCGATCGACCTGGCTACTACTTTAACGAAAGTCTTATTGCCATTCCCAGAAGAGCATATCGATTGAAAGTTGAAGTGGATGATCGAGTGGTGGCTGCCGAGACAACCGTGCCATTCGAGCTCGATATTCAGACCGATTTGAAAAGGGGAGGAATCGATTCTGTTTATCATGAGGGTCTTTCGGTGGAAAAGCCGATTTTTGTGAGCTGCGAAAATGAGCGTCAGATCATCATTATCGATGTCTATTGCCTCGAACCATGGCAGAACGCTGAATATATCAACCCATTTTGGGGCAAAAGCAAACCAAGCGATGCCGCAGAGTATGGGGGGCAGGATGGTAATAGTGAGCCTCGCCACATCCTGGCATCGGCAAAATACCGCGATCTTTCCTCTCCCAATTTTCCTGGCCTATATGTGATCGATTGGTATAGCTCCATGATCGGATTTTATGGTTCTTATATCCTTCAGGTGTTGGCTATCGATGAGAATTACTATCAATTTCTCAATCGAAAAGAATATCCTGAATTGCAAAGCGGAGTGGAAGGAGGGGTCGGGGTGTTCGGTTCAGTATGCGGCGAAACGTTTCGATTGTATATTAAGAAACCATGATTTGCAAATTGCGAAGGAAAAAAACATAGCGGCGAAGGCAACCCCCTCTTGCTATCTAATCATCTTGAAAGCTCGTAGATATTCAGCGGGTTGCTCATTTGAGCGGTGCTTATTCAGCAGAAAGTCATTGAAGAAAAACAGGGCATGAAAAAAGAGAAAAAAAGCTAAATTCAGATAGTGATCGGTCCGATAGTTGGAGTTAAGCCGTAAGGCTTTCATTTCATAACGATCGGCTCAATAGAATTGCCTTTTTTTTGGGCCAATTCTAATCCGATTCGACATATTGTGATGAAAGCTTTTTTTAAATCTTCTGGATAATCTGGCTCATGCCGTTTCAATTCATCGATCATTTGGAGGAAATACCATTTTTCTTCCAGCGAAAGATAGCTGATAATGTCGTCGAAAGAATCATAAACGGCCTTCCGAACGGAATCAGCTAAGCTATGGTCTGAGATCTTCATGTAATTCGGACATTGTTGTAAGCGATTGATCAGCATTTGATCTGGGATGACGATGATTTTACTGGGACGTAACGAAGCTTCGATTTGATCGCCCACATCAAGTTGATTGTGATGTTGGTCAAAGCCAATGGGGTCAAATTGAACTGCGCAGAAGCATTTTAGTGACATTCGACTGGGCGATACACGGAGCAATTTGCCTGAGCAATAAAAAGGTGCTCGTCCGGGAAAGGCAATTTCGATTTCCCTGATACGCTGGTGATGGTTATTATTGGTCAGGTCATAATCGATCGTGTAGCCCAGCAAGCCTCCGCGACTGATATTAATCACATCGACTGCGAATTTTTCATCTCCGTTGATGGCAAAATTGACCTTTGGGGTGCTTTCGCGATCTGGGTAATATCTCGCATGCTTGCGGCGTTCTGTCCAGCTTGTGGTTAATTCCACGGCTACGATTTTCCTCCTCTTGTCGCATTGACCTTTTTCCAATGATCTTTCACTTCCCGCCAAGAACGCGGATGAACCAAAAGATACCGCTGCGTATAACAAGTGGTCCAACAGCCCGAGCAATGTCGATATTCCTGCAGTCGCTTTCGATAAGGTCGTTCCGAAAAAATTTTCTGTAAGCTTGACACAAAGATATTTCCAATTGGCGCGCCATGGCAAAGATGCACATCGCCATTTTCCATGATAGTGGTGCGCGTGGAAAGGATGGGCGAATCCACAAAAGCGCAAAGCTTCCGGTGCCGTCCCTCCACAAACGGACCGATCCCTCGGATGAATGCGTCCAAATTCATGATATCTGGATTGCCTTCTAAGAATTTCAGCAGCTTTTCCAACCGTTTTCCTGGCTGAAGCTGTAATGCGTCATCCTTTCGGGTGGTGGCCGTCAGGGTATGATAGAGGCCAATGGTGACCTTCCAATCCAATTCGCGAATGCGGCAAATTAGCTCAGGCACCTGTTCCAGATTTAAATTATTGAGCACGATATTGGCATAAAGCAGCGGACCCGATCCATTGCGATGCTCAGCCAGCCATTTCATGTGCTTCAATACCGTCGCCGCGTGGTCTTTCACACCCCGTAACGAATCCCCTAAGGCCCCAAGTCCATCCAATGAAGTCTGGATATTGATGCGATGGTCCAAGGCTAAGCGACCAATTTTATAAATGATCTCGCTCTTATTGTAAAGTCCGGTCACCAAGGTGGTCGCGATCGAGAAGGTCTTCTTGGCGATCAACAAAATCTCAGCCAAATGGGGAACCAGGGTGGCCTCTCCTCCGGAAATAAAGCCAATATAAGCGCCGTAATCTCGCAGCCGCTGCGCAATGATTTGAAATTGCTCCAAAGTCATGCTCGGCGGCGTTGTCATTCGCTCATAAACACTGCATTGGCGACAGCGCTGGGTGCAGAGACGTGTTAAGCGAATCTCGGTGCTGGAATTGAGCGGCCGGCGATATAGGGCGCTGCGCATTCCTTTCATGATTGAATCAATCCAATTCATGGTGCCACCCTAAACGTGGTCACTTCTTGAAAGTATCTTCGATCTTTCCAGATAAAATGTCCCAGAGTCCCGAAAATGCCAGTGAAAATAATGTATGGCATCTGCAAGATCACCCAAATTGGGAAATATTTCACCAGATCCAATCGGTGAAAGACCTTCGCTCCTCTTAAACTAATCAAAAATTCGATCGCAAATTTAGCTACCAGGCAGATCGAGGGAACGACAATCGAATGATAAGTTAAGGCATAAATCGGTGTGCCCATCATCAAGATCGCGTTCATGAGAAAGACCGTCAGAATAAATGAGAAAAAAACTGGGTTCAATTTCAATTGATACGATCCATTGGACGCCCAGCGTTTGCGCTGATTCAGAAACGATCGGAGCGTCCTTTCCGCTTCAGTCCAGTTAAATGCTTTGGGATCGGGTGCAAACCGTATCTCCCAATTTGTGTATTTTCTGATCAATTGAAGCAATAACACATCATCCCCAGAAATGCGATTTTTGATCTTCTCAAAGCCACCAACTGCGTCAAACGCGGCTTTGCGATAGGCGATATTCTGTCCCGAAGCCGCCAAAGGGCAGCCCAGATTTAACGATCCCTGAGCTGCGGCCATGAGCGATAGAAAATCCAATGCCTGCAGCTTCTCAAACAACGAATAGCCATGGTCGGCTGTCCCCAACTGAGAAAATCCCACAACCATTCCCACCGGCGCCACAAAATATGAGACCATGGTCTCCACCCACGTCGATTGAACGTGACAATCGGCATCGGTCGACAGAATGATCTCACCACTGCTCTGGCGAATCCCTTGATTGAGCGCATTTTTTTTTGCGATAAGTCCAGTCTTACTATCAAGTGTTGCTTTAACGTGTTTAATATGGCAATGCGTTCGAGCAAATTGATCAATAATTTCCCCAGTTCGATCTTCCGACCCATCATTGACGATGATGATCTCCAATAATTCCTTTGGATATGTTTGTTGAACCAGCTCCGATAGCAAGTTTCCAATATTTTTCTCCTCGTTGCGAGCGGCAACGACAACAGATACAGAAGGCTGATGAGAAGTCCGTTGCCGATT
It encodes:
- a CDS encoding radical SAM protein; the encoded protein is MKGMRSALYRRPLNSSTEIRLTRLCTQRCRQCSVYERMTTPPSMTLEQFQIIAQRLRDYGAYIGFISGGEATLVPHLAEILLIAKKTFSIATTLVTGLYNKSEIIYKIGRLALDHRINIQTSLDGLGALGDSLRGVKDHAATVLKHMKWLAEHRNGSGPLLYANIVLNNLNLEQVPELICRIRELDWKVTIGLYHTLTATTRKDDALQLQPGKRLEKLLKFLEGNPDIMNLDAFIRGIGPFVEGRHRKLCAFVDSPILSTRTTIMENGDVHLCHGAPIGNIFVSSLQKIFSERPYRKRLQEYRHCSGCWTTCYTQRYLLVHPRSWREVKDHWKKVNATRGGKS
- a CDS encoding glycosyltransferase codes for the protein MFNFLFILITIAYVFILSVFLIGLFFPNRQRTSHQPSVSVVVAARNEEKNIGNLLSELVQQTYPKELLEIIIVNDGSEDRTGEIIDQFARTHCHIKHVKATLDSKTGLIAKKNALNQGIRQSSGEIILSTDADCHVQSTWVETMVSYFVAPVGMVVGFSQLGTADHGYSLFEKLQALDFLSLMAAAQGSLNLGCPLAASGQNIAYRKAAFDAVGGFEKIKNRISGDDVLLLQLIRKYTNWEIRFAPDPKAFNWTEAERTLRSFLNQRKRWASNGSYQLKLNPVFFSFILTVFLMNAILMMGTPIYALTYHSIVVPSICLVAKFAIEFLISLRGAKVFHRLDLVKYFPIWVILQMPYIIFTGIFGTLGHFIWKDRRYFQEVTTFRVAP
- a CDS encoding DUF4249 family protein translates to MKCSIRLRFWLLMPLILWSCDQYPSSPQYQKEIVVFGFLWGNKAMTADHAIMISYTQPIDQEYDADRAAIRNAHVSITEVSSGKSYVLQEGDRPGYYFNESLIAIPRRAYRLKVEVDDRVVAAETTVPFELDIQTDLKRGGIDSVYHEGLSVEKPIFVSCENERQIIIIDVYCLEPWQNAEYINPFWGKSKPSDAAEYGGQDGNSEPRHILASAKYRDLSSPNFPGLYVIDWYSSMIGFYGSYILQVLAIDENYYQFLNRKEYPELQSGVEGGVGVFGSVCGETFRLYIKKP
- a CDS encoding PilZ domain-containing protein; the protein is MELTTSWTERRKHARYYPDRESTPKVNFAINGDEKFAVDVINISRGGLLGYTIDYDLTNNNHHQRIREIEIAFPGRAPFYCSGKLLRVSPSRMSLKCFCAVQFDPIGFDQHHNQLDVGDQIEASLRPSKIIVIPDQMLINRLQQCPNYMKISDHSLADSVRKAVYDSFDDIISYLSLEEKWYFLQMIDELKRHEPDYPEDLKKAFITICRIGLELAQKKGNSIEPIVMK